CGGGCCTCGGTCAGGGCCACCTCGTAGTCGCGCATGGTCCAGGGATTGGGCCTCGTCGGCTCGCCCTCGGCCCAGTTGAAGACCGCCCGCTCGTCGGCCCCCTCGGCCACGACGTAGTCGGTGAAGAGGAGCTGGCCGCGCGGCTTGATCATGTTGATGATCTCTTTCAGCAGCCGGTCCTTGTCCTCCACCATGTAGAGCGCCTCCTTGGAGAACACGCAGTCGGTGGAATTCTCCCGGAACTCGTACTTGTCCATGTCGAAGTAGTGGACCGGCGCCCGCTTGGCGAGGCCGGCCATGGTCGAAAGCTCCATGCCCGCGTCCGCGACTTCGCGGTCGGCCTCCAGGCCGGTGATCCAGATGTCGAACTTCTCGGAGATCAGGCGGGTGGCGCCGCCCAGGCCGGCCCCCACGTCGATAACGGTGAAGGCGGGGTCCAGGCCGAAAGGCTTCACCAGCTTGAGGATATAACTTTCGTCGCCTGGCCCCGACATGCCCTTGCCCCAGAGCTGCTGCATCACCTCCAGGCGCTTGGACAACATCTCCGGCTGCTCATAGCGGACGGCGTCCTGCGTCAGATCCCCCATCTCCACGGGAATCTGCTGCTTCTTCCGGATCGCCAGGTCATAGCCCTCCCACCAGGCCTTGAGACGCACCCAGAACGGAATCTTGGCTTTGCCGGCCGGCCCGGCGGCCGCTTTGGACAACAGTGCCATCGGCACCTTTCTCAATCGTTCGTCGTTCCTCCCCGGCCTGCCGTGCGGCGTTAATGGCAGGCTGGGCCACGACATCGTTAACGGCAAATGACAAACAATCGCTTAATACGGGAGTTGCCGCGACTTCCGCAGGTTAGCGACGGAGGTGGGGCACCTGCGCGCGGCGGAAACCCGAATCCAAGCGGGCTCTGACCGGCGGCGTTAACCATGGA
The sequence above is drawn from the Pelagibius sp. CAU 1746 genome and encodes:
- a CDS encoding methyltransferase domain-containing protein, which codes for MALLSKAAAGPAGKAKIPFWVRLKAWWEGYDLAIRKKQQIPVEMGDLTQDAVRYEQPEMLSKRLEVMQQLWGKGMSGPGDESYILKLVKPFGLDPAFTVIDVGAGLGGATRLISEKFDIWITGLEADREVADAGMELSTMAGLAKRAPVHYFDMDKYEFRENSTDCVFSKEALYMVEDKDRLLKEIINMIKPRGQLLFTDYVVAEGADERAVFNWAEGEPTRPNPWTMRDYEVALTEARLDIRIKEDITEEVYGIITANWARFLSSLKGKSIDKKTAEAITDSVELWTRRTKAIDAGALRICRFHALKKEAEKMLSDW